A window from uncultured Desulfobacter sp. encodes these proteins:
- a CDS encoding phosphatidylglycerophosphatase A, with the protein MGEKAILFIATGFGLGRIPFAPGTFGTFAGLPLIGIMAWLAKACTPGAAALFLVGVILCAVWISQEAEILMGSKDPGAVVIDEMAGFCVTMTLVPVTVFTLASGFIAFRCFDILKPFPIRWFEKNFSGGAGIVLDDLMAGVLAAFLLKAIHLSVMI; encoded by the coding sequence ATGGGGGAAAAAGCGATACTTTTTATTGCCACAGGGTTTGGTCTGGGACGGATACCTTTTGCCCCCGGAACATTCGGCACCTTTGCAGGCCTGCCGCTGATAGGTATCATGGCATGGTTGGCAAAGGCGTGTACCCCCGGCGCTGCCGCCTTATTTTTGGTGGGCGTAATCCTTTGCGCGGTCTGGATTTCCCAGGAGGCTGAAATTTTGATGGGCAGCAAAGATCCGGGGGCCGTGGTCATAGACGAGATGGCAGGGTTTTGTGTCACCATGACCCTGGTGCCTGTGACCGTGTTTACTTTGGCTTCGGGCTTTATTGCCTTTAGATGTTTTGATATACTTAAACCTTTTCCGATCCGCTGGTTTGAAAAAAACTTTTCCGGCGGGGCCGGTATTGTGTTGGATGATTTGATGGCAGGGGTGCTGGCTGCTTTCCTGCTTAAAGCAATACACCTTTCAGTCATGATCTAG
- the larC gene encoding nickel pincer cofactor biosynthesis protein LarC codes for MILYLDMMAGIAGDMFLGALVDLGVPVEWLKGKLSTILDGFDLRTEIVFRSHLRAVNLHVDVTDHVTHRHYTHIREMIGAADLPDRVRNNALTAFKHIALAESQIHGKDIETVHFHEIGGIDSLVDIIGSFLALDYLGVEKVFATPIPLGSGTIKCAHGTIPVPVPATVAILKGLEVTGSDAKTEIVTPTGASLVATLAPQFGGMPDMQIEKVGYGAGKRETGASVPNLLRLVLGSPAQVKSYGDNILSDQVHVLYTNVDDMSPEGLGFVMDRLMEEGALDVSFTPAFMKKNRPATRIEVICHKPQLQTLSKILLSETTSIGVRYHVCDRMILKREPVDVETSLGYVNAKKITRPNGQARIMPEYDECKRIAKEHNLPFYQVYERILAEANPLDRQTGRS; via the coding sequence ATGATTCTTTATCTTGATATGATGGCAGGCATCGCAGGGGATATGTTTTTAGGGGCGCTTGTGGATCTCGGCGTGCCTGTGGAATGGCTTAAAGGAAAATTGTCGACTATTCTGGACGGGTTTGATCTGCGCACTGAAATTGTGTTCAGAAGCCATTTGCGGGCTGTTAACCTTCATGTGGATGTGACCGATCATGTCACCCATCGCCATTATACCCATATCCGGGAGATGATTGGAGCCGCGGATCTGCCAGACAGGGTCCGCAATAATGCCTTGACCGCCTTTAAGCACATTGCCCTGGCCGAATCCCAGATTCATGGAAAGGATATTGAAACCGTCCACTTCCATGAAATTGGGGGCATTGACAGCCTGGTGGATATTATCGGCAGTTTTCTGGCTCTGGATTATTTGGGTGTGGAGAAGGTCTTTGCAACCCCGATCCCCCTGGGATCAGGAACGATTAAATGTGCCCATGGCACCATTCCAGTGCCGGTCCCGGCTACGGTGGCCATCCTTAAGGGGCTTGAAGTGACCGGATCCGATGCCAAAACAGAAATTGTCACTCCCACAGGCGCATCCCTTGTGGCAACGCTTGCCCCGCAGTTTGGCGGTATGCCGGACATGCAGATTGAAAAAGTCGGCTACGGGGCCGGTAAACGCGAGACCGGTGCATCTGTACCGAATCTTCTGCGTCTGGTGCTGGGCTCCCCTGCCCAAGTAAAAAGTTATGGGGACAACATCCTGTCCGATCAGGTTCATGTCCTGTATACCAATGTGGATGACATGAGTCCCGAGGGCCTTGGTTTTGTTATGGACCGCCTTATGGAAGAGGGCGCGCTGGATGTCAGCTTTACACCGGCATTCATGAAAAAGAACCGGCCCGCCACCCGCATTGAGGTGATTTGCCACAAGCCGCAGCTCCAGACCCTTTCCAAAATCCTTCTGTCCGAGACCACAAGCATCGGTGTTCGATATCATGTGTGTGATCGGATGATCTTGAAACGTGAACCTGTGGATGTGGAGACAAGCCTTGGCTATGTGAACGCCAAGAAGATCACCCGACCAAACGGCCAGGCACGGATTATGCCCGAATACGATGAATGCAAACGCATTGCCAAGGAACACAATTTGCCTTTCTACCAGGTATATGAACGGATTCTTGCTGAGGCAAATCCCCTTGACAGGCAAACAGGCAGGTCTTAA